One window from the genome of Oceanisphaera sp. IT1-181 encodes:
- a CDS encoding NRAMP family divalent metal transporter → MAELTGEAQQGSRSISHYMQVLGPGILGAAAAIGGSHLVASTQAGAIYGWQLVGLILLVNLLKYPFFQIGARYTMAADETLIQGYDRIGRGYLYLFTALNLVASVISTAGVAMLCGSILGLFIGDSLTVTQLSMIVLAGSLVFLLTGHYKTLDRVTKWIIVGLAIATVSAVCLALNKGGVAPPDFVSPSPWNLASVGFLVALMGWMPAPIELSTWNSVWLRQKKALNKSLDYKDALVDFNVGYITSTLLALAFVALGALVLHGSGVSLATSGIGFAHQLVDVYASVMGEWSRWLIAVIAFLCMFSTTVTVLDGYSRALSECFVQFGQPQGSGPTDNGSRYTYPLMIAMGIISAFIIMFFKGALLAMLELAMISAFISAMVFAWLNYRLMFLPQVSERYRLGTGMRVLSWLGILFFASFNLLFAYWYCFVK, encoded by the coding sequence ATGGCAGAGTTAACGGGTGAGGCACAGCAGGGCTCACGCAGCATAAGTCACTATATGCAGGTATTGGGCCCTGGTATTTTAGGGGCCGCGGCGGCCATTGGCGGCTCGCACTTGGTGGCCTCCACCCAAGCGGGCGCCATTTACGGTTGGCAGTTAGTGGGCCTTATCCTATTAGTGAACCTGCTTAAATATCCCTTCTTTCAAATTGGCGCCCGTTACACTATGGCCGCCGATGAAACCCTGATCCAAGGTTACGATCGCATTGGTCGTGGCTATCTCTATTTATTTACTGCTCTCAACTTAGTTGCATCGGTGATCAGTACCGCCGGCGTCGCCATGCTCTGTGGCAGTATTTTAGGGCTGTTTATCGGCGACAGCTTAACCGTGACTCAGCTCAGCATGATAGTGCTGGCGGGATCCTTGGTGTTTTTATTGACCGGCCACTACAAGACCCTAGACCGCGTGACCAAATGGATAATTGTAGGACTGGCGATTGCCACCGTCTCTGCCGTTTGTTTAGCGCTGAATAAAGGCGGTGTGGCCCCGCCAGATTTTGTATCGCCCAGCCCCTGGAACTTAGCCTCGGTCGGCTTCTTAGTGGCCTTAATGGGCTGGATGCCAGCACCCATTGAGCTGTCTACTTGGAACAGTGTGTGGTTGCGCCAGAAAAAAGCCTTGAACAAGAGCTTGGATTATAAAGATGCACTGGTGGATTTTAACGTCGGCTACATTACCTCTACCTTACTGGCGCTGGCATTTGTGGCTTTAGGTGCCTTGGTGTTGCACGGCAGCGGCGTGAGCTTGGCGACGTCGGGCATTGGCTTTGCGCATCAATTAGTGGATGTCTATGCCAGCGTGATGGGGGAGTGGAGCCGTTGGCTGATCGCGGTGATCGCCTTTCTTTGCATGTTTTCGACCACAGTGACGGTATTAGATGGGTACAGCCGCGCGCTCAGTGAGTGCTTCGTACAATTTGGTCAGCCCCAGGGCAGTGGCCCTACCGATAATGGTAGCCGTTATACCTATCCGTTAATGATCGCCATGGGTATTATTAGCGCCTTTATTATTATGTTCTTTAAAGGTGCGCTGCTGGCCATGCTGGAATTGGCCATGATCTCGGCCTTTATCAGTGCGATGGTATTTGCGTGGCTAAACTATCGTTTAATGTTTTTACCTCAAGTTTCTGAGCGCTATCGGTTAGGCACAGGTATGCGAGTGCTAAGCTGGCTGGGCATCCTATTTTTTGCTAGCTTTAACCTGCTGTTTGCTTACTGGTACTGTTTTGTGAAATAA
- the uraH gene encoding hydroxyisourate hydrolase — MDKLRLIAVVEVVLEQKQGDNWTQLNTGVTNEQGRIPALYPAGKKLEQGTYRVTFETGDWFKKHDTDTFFPEVPVIFSADASVEHYHIPLLLSPYGFSTYRGN, encoded by the coding sequence GTGGATAAGCTTAGGCTGATAGCCGTCGTCGAAGTGGTGTTGGAACAAAAGCAGGGTGATAACTGGACTCAGCTCAATACAGGCGTGACCAACGAACAAGGCCGTATTCCTGCTTTATATCCAGCAGGTAAAAAGCTGGAGCAAGGCACCTATCGCGTGACCTTTGAAACTGGAGACTGGTTTAAAAAGCACGATACCGACACTTTCTTCCCCGAAGTACCGGTTATCTTCTCGGCCGATGCCAGCGTCGAGCATTACCATATTCCATTATTGCTCAGCCCTTACGGCTTCTCGACTTATCGCGGCAATTAA
- the pyrI gene encoding aspartate carbamoyltransferase regulatory subunit, whose product MMHKSQLQVEAIHNGTVIDHIPAGQGIKILQLFGLIQTKAKITVGLNLPSLALGSKDIIKVENVRLSAAQANQLALFAPDATVNLIEDFGVVEKLQLQLPERIEGIFSCPNSNCISHNEPVSSKFKVRAIKGQVRFRCNYCEKSFHQDFMAF is encoded by the coding sequence ATGATGCATAAAAGCCAACTGCAAGTGGAAGCCATCCATAATGGCACCGTTATCGATCATATTCCGGCCGGCCAAGGTATCAAGATCTTGCAACTGTTTGGATTGATCCAAACCAAAGCAAAAATTACCGTCGGCTTGAATTTACCGTCGTTAGCACTGGGCAGCAAAGATATTATTAAGGTAGAAAACGTACGCCTGTCTGCGGCACAAGCCAACCAATTGGCGCTGTTTGCCCCCGATGCCACCGTTAACTTAATCGAAGACTTTGGCGTGGTAGAAAAACTACAGCTGCAATTGCCAGAACGCATTGAGGGCATTTTTTCGTGCCCTAACTCCAATTGCATCAGCCATAACGAGCCGGTCAGCAGCAAGTTTAAAGTGCGCGCCATTAAAGGTCAGGTGCGTTTTCGCTGTAATTACTGCGAAAAATCCTTCCACCAAGACTTTATGGCGTTTTAA
- a CDS encoding LemA family protein, with translation MEYIILVIAVAILFWAVTVYNKLVSQIEAVHNSEKEISVQLDRRGKVFDSLIAAVNRYLSHESDVFTKVTALRAQTLDPNASPEVVKQAQDELSKVVSSGSINIAVESYPELKSDRNMMQLQEEIVSTENKLSFAKKAYNNAIERYNVTRNSFPNLVVANIFADLHQDFEYWSLDEASIKTEEARRVQF, from the coding sequence ATGGAATATATAATTTTAGTGATAGCGGTTGCCATCTTATTTTGGGCAGTCACCGTCTATAACAAGTTAGTGTCACAGATTGAAGCCGTGCATAACTCAGAAAAAGAGATTTCGGTGCAGTTAGACAGACGTGGTAAGGTGTTCGACAGTCTGATCGCCGCTGTTAATCGTTACCTGAGCCATGAAAGTGATGTGTTTACCAAGGTCACCGCCTTGCGTGCGCAAACCCTAGATCCCAATGCTTCACCAGAAGTGGTGAAGCAGGCGCAAGATGAATTGTCTAAAGTGGTGAGCAGTGGCTCTATCAACATTGCGGTAGAAAGTTACCCAGAGCTAAAATCTGATCGCAATATGATGCAACTGCAAGAAGAGATAGTGTCTACCGAGAATAAATTATCCTTTGCCAAGAAAGCGTATAATAACGCCATTGAACGCTATAACGTCACGAGAAACAGTTTTCCAAACTTGGTAGTCGCCAATATATTTGCAGATTTACATCAAGATTTTGAATATTGGTCTTTAGATGAAGCTAGCATTAAGACAGAAGAAGCCCGCCGCGTACAATTTTAA
- a CDS encoding M23 family metallopeptidase encodes MLGASSAQADIYRYRDANGMAHYTDNQLFIAKRLPTSGQEYELNRDGVLTRVIEKEDGHYLLMLNRLDKAVNLSLQFYDTRNVVIPPELQKTLLLPAKTETVIGKVTANGSGDWRYQYKFSYQYGASKGQLAKKNVSKLKTGAHKQRDYFPASRTPSLQNSTSSLVYRGKASHLNYQGGAHDLGSPVIGRYRISQGFNGAYSHNKLDNRYALDIALPVGTPLYASRAGVVVAAVDTHVGGGLAPQYRGKANHLRVRHSDGSMTLYAHLQTGSLRVAKGDKVRLGQPIAASGNTGYTSGPHLHMALQIDNGGQRESIPFTLQGNQPLAGKWLSGTAWGDE; translated from the coding sequence ATGCTTGGGGCCAGTAGTGCACAGGCCGATATCTATCGCTATCGTGATGCCAATGGTATGGCTCACTACACTGATAATCAGCTGTTTATCGCTAAGCGCTTACCTACCAGTGGCCAAGAGTATGAGTTGAATCGCGATGGGGTGTTAACCCGCGTGATAGAAAAAGAGGATGGCCATTATCTGTTGATGCTTAATCGCCTCGATAAGGCCGTTAACCTCAGTCTGCAATTTTATGACACGCGCAATGTGGTGATTCCTCCCGAGCTGCAGAAAACGCTCTTGCTCCCTGCTAAAACAGAAACCGTGATTGGTAAAGTTACTGCCAATGGCTCGGGTGATTGGCGTTATCAATATAAATTTTCTTATCAATATGGCGCTTCAAAGGGTCAGTTAGCTAAAAAAAATGTGTCCAAGCTCAAGACTGGCGCGCATAAACAACGGGATTACTTTCCTGCCTCACGCACTCCTAGCCTGCAAAACTCAACGTCAAGTCTGGTTTATCGTGGCAAGGCTTCACATCTGAATTATCAGGGCGGGGCTCACGATCTCGGCTCACCCGTAATTGGTCGTTACCGTATTAGTCAGGGGTTTAATGGCGCTTATAGCCATAATAAGCTCGATAACCGTTATGCTTTGGACATCGCTTTGCCCGTCGGCACGCCTTTATATGCCAGCCGAGCCGGGGTAGTAGTGGCGGCGGTGGATACTCATGTGGGCGGCGGTTTGGCCCCGCAATATCGTGGCAAAGCTAATCACTTGCGAGTGCGCCACAGTGACGGCAGCATGACCTTATATGCTCACTTACAAACTGGCTCACTGCGGGTGGCCAAAGGGGACAAAGTACGACTAGGGCAACCGATAGCTGCGTCCGGTAATACGGGCTATACGTCAGGCCCACACTTACATATGGCGTTGCAAATAGATAACGGCGGGCAACGCGAGTCTATTCCTTTCACCTTACAAGGCAACCAGCCGCTGGCAGGGAAATGGCTTTCGGGCACCGCGTGGGGGGATGAATAG
- the rimI gene encoding ribosomal protein S18-alanine N-acetyltransferase, whose product MSLLFRALTPEDLDAMQRLEQSAHSHPWTRKTLASSFGQRYFTGSLWTAESGLGAEEGSEMRPELVGYFIADGVLDESTLMNICVAPAAQGQGLGRQLLDLYLAACAERGITQHWLEVRASNLKAQALYLSADYQEYSQRPDYYPTPTGWEDAVLMAFKVYD is encoded by the coding sequence ATGTCGCTGTTATTTAGAGCATTAACACCAGAAGACTTAGATGCCATGCAGCGCTTAGAGCAGTCGGCACACAGCCACCCTTGGACGCGAAAAACCTTGGCCAGCAGCTTTGGTCAACGCTACTTTACCGGTTCGCTTTGGACGGCTGAGTCAGGCCTTGGTGCTGAAGAAGGCTCTGAAATGCGCCCTGAATTAGTCGGCTACTTTATTGCCGATGGCGTGCTGGATGAAAGTACCTTAATGAACATTTGTGTGGCGCCCGCTGCTCAAGGACAAGGCTTGGGTCGCCAGTTACTGGATCTTTATTTGGCGGCCTGTGCTGAGCGCGGCATTACCCAGCATTGGCTGGAAGTGAGAGCCTCTAATCTTAAGGCACAAGCCTTATACCTCTCGGCAGATTATCAAGAATATAGCCAGCGTCCAGATTATTATCCCACCCCCACGGGCTGGGAAGATGCGGTATTAATGGCATTTAAAGTGTACGACTAA
- the pntB gene encoding Re/Si-specific NAD(P)(+) transhydrogenase subunit beta, with protein MSHGFVTASYIVAAVLFIMSLGGLSKQESAKAGNWYGVAGMAIALLATIFNPEVTGIGWILVAMVIGAAIGIRLALKVEMTQMPELIAILHSFVGLAAMFVGFNTYLDHEPLFGAMLNIHNVEVFLGVFIGAVTFTGSIVAFGKLRGSISSKALQLPHRHKLNLLAIVLSALLLIWFVQVEGSTFPLLLMALIALAFGWHLVASIGGADMPVVISMLNSYSGWAAAAAGFMLSNDLLIVTGALVGSSGAILSYIMCKAMNRSFISVIAGGFGSDAVSSSSEDDDQGEHVEMNAEDVADMLKNSTSVVITPGYGMAVAQAQYPVAELVSKLQAAGIKVRFGIHPVAGRLPGHMNVLLAEARVPYDIVLEMDEINDDFSDTDTVLVIGANDTVNPSAAEDPASPIAGMPVLEVWKAQQVVVFKRSMNTGYAGVQNPLFFKDNSVMLFGDAKDSVDQILKAW; from the coding sequence ATGTCACACGGATTTGTAACTGCATCATATATTGTCGCTGCTGTGCTCTTTATTATGAGTTTGGGTGGTTTATCTAAACAGGAGTCGGCCAAGGCCGGTAACTGGTATGGCGTGGCAGGTATGGCGATTGCCTTGCTGGCCACCATTTTTAACCCGGAAGTCACCGGTATTGGCTGGATTCTCGTGGCCATGGTGATAGGGGCGGCCATTGGTATTCGCTTGGCGCTTAAGGTCGAGATGACCCAAATGCCGGAGTTGATTGCCATTTTGCACAGCTTCGTCGGCTTAGCTGCCATGTTTGTCGGCTTTAACACCTATCTGGATCATGAGCCGTTGTTTGGCGCCATGCTCAATATCCATAATGTTGAAGTTTTTCTCGGGGTGTTTATTGGTGCCGTCACCTTTACGGGCTCCATCGTTGCTTTTGGTAAGTTGCGCGGCTCTATTTCCTCTAAGGCACTGCAACTGCCGCACCGCCATAAGCTAAATTTATTGGCGATAGTACTGTCTGCGCTGTTATTGATTTGGTTTGTACAAGTAGAAGGCTCAACCTTCCCCTTGTTATTGATGGCACTGATTGCACTGGCCTTTGGCTGGCACTTAGTGGCCAGTATCGGCGGTGCCGATATGCCGGTAGTGATCTCCATGCTTAACTCCTACTCGGGTTGGGCGGCAGCGGCGGCAGGCTTTATGCTGTCTAACGACTTGCTGATCGTAACCGGTGCTTTGGTGGGCTCAAGCGGTGCCATTCTGTCTTACATTATGTGTAAGGCCATGAATCGCTCCTTTATCTCAGTGATTGCCGGTGGCTTTGGTAGCGATGCGGTGAGCAGTAGCAGTGAAGACGACGATCAGGGCGAGCATGTTGAAATGAACGCTGAAGATGTGGCCGACATGCTGAAAAACTCCACCTCTGTGGTTATCACGCCCGGTTACGGCATGGCAGTGGCACAGGCGCAATATCCGGTGGCCGAGTTGGTTTCTAAGCTTCAAGCGGCAGGCATTAAAGTGCGCTTTGGTATTCATCCTGTAGCGGGGCGCTTGCCCGGCCACATGAACGTGTTATTAGCCGAAGCTCGTGTGCCTTACGACATAGTGCTGGAAATGGATGAAATCAATGATGATTTCAGCGATACGGATACGGTATTGGTGATTGGTGCCAACGACACGGTTAACCCGTCTGCGGCTGAAGACCCGGCCAGCCCGATTGCCGGCATGCCGGTATTAGAAGTGTGGAAAGCTCAGCAGGTGGTGGTGTTTAAACGCTCCATGAATACCGGTTACGCGGGTGTACAAAATCCACTGTTCTTTAAAGATAATAGCGTGATGTTGTTTGGCGATGCCAAAGACAGCGTGGATCAGATCTTGAAAGCTTGGTAG
- the pyrB gene encoding aspartate carbamoyltransferase has product MANPLYQKHIISISDFSRSELELIIDTAVKLKTQPHPDLLKGQVVASCFFEASTRTRLSFETAIQRLGGSVIGFSDSASTSLAKKGETLADSVKVISSYGDAFVMRHPQEGAARLASEFSSVPVINAGDGSNQHPTQTLLDLFTIYETQGTLQGLTIAFVGDLKYGRTVHSLTQALSLFGCRFYFIAPQALSMPDYLCDELTEKGINFEICDSMEEVMDELDIIYMTRVQKERFDETEYVHVASKYVLTPEVLEGAKDSLKILHPLPRIDEIAIEVDDTPYAYYFEQAENGVYARQALLALVLNENI; this is encoded by the coding sequence ATGGCAAATCCCTTATATCAAAAACATATTATCTCGATTTCTGACTTCTCTCGCTCTGAGCTTGAGTTGATCATAGATACCGCCGTAAAACTTAAAACTCAGCCCCATCCAGACCTATTAAAAGGCCAAGTGGTGGCCAGTTGTTTTTTTGAAGCCTCTACTCGAACGCGGTTGTCGTTTGAAACGGCTATTCAGCGCTTAGGCGGCTCTGTGATCGGTTTTTCCGATAGCGCCAGCACCTCTCTAGCCAAAAAAGGCGAAACCTTGGCCGACTCGGTCAAGGTTATCAGCTCCTACGGTGATGCCTTCGTGATGCGCCATCCCCAAGAAGGCGCCGCCCGCTTGGCCTCCGAATTCTCTTCGGTACCGGTGATCAACGCCGGCGACGGCTCTAATCAGCACCCGACGCAAACCCTGCTCGACTTATTTACCATCTATGAAACCCAAGGCACCCTACAAGGGCTGACCATCGCCTTCGTAGGCGACCTTAAATATGGCCGTACCGTGCATTCTTTGACTCAAGCATTGAGTTTGTTTGGCTGTAGATTCTACTTTATTGCTCCCCAAGCGCTGTCGATGCCCGATTACTTATGTGATGAGTTAACTGAAAAAGGCATTAACTTCGAAATTTGCGACAGCATGGAAGAAGTCATGGATGAGCTGGATATTATCTACATGACGCGCGTGCAGAAAGAGCGCTTCGATGAAACCGAATATGTGCATGTGGCCTCCAAATACGTGCTCACGCCCGAAGTGCTTGAGGGCGCCAAAGACAGCCTTAAAATCTTGCACCCACTGCCGCGCATCGACGAGATAGCCATAGAAGTGGATGACACGCCGTATGCCTATTATTTTGAGCAGGCAGAAAACGGTGTCTATGCGCGTCAAGCTCTGCTGGCGCTGGTGTTGAACGAGAACATTTGA
- the htpX gene encoding zinc metalloprotease HtpX has product MDFRASIAINNRKTKLVVVTYIAIMLLVGLLADIAFRPLSNNGLLYDMQLYITFAAIPYITLGILACTLIGIVIISKFGHKMMLSGSQYRELSPQAELAAQDRQVVNMVEEMAISANLGYVPRVFVMETEQMNAFAAGWNQHNALVAVTSGLLGKLTRSEVQAVIAHEVGHILHGDSKLTLYVGILANVILTLTNILGRVFLFSRSKNNNANKAKMLLLVLNFVLPIITQVLYLYLSRSREYMADAAAVQLTGDNQAMISALQKISGDYEVHKDDREKYESFTEKYRAAAYIFSKGDSLFSTHPSIENRLKKLRGE; this is encoded by the coding sequence ATGGATTTTAGAGCGTCAATTGCGATTAATAACCGTAAAACTAAGCTGGTCGTCGTCACCTACATTGCCATTATGTTACTGGTCGGCTTATTGGCGGATATTGCTTTTCGCCCGTTATCTAATAACGGTCTGCTGTATGATATGCAGCTGTATATTACCTTTGCCGCCATTCCTTATATTACCTTAGGCATTCTGGCTTGCACCTTGATTGGCATTGTTATTATCAGTAAGTTTGGTCATAAGATGATGTTGTCAGGTTCGCAGTATCGAGAGCTAAGCCCACAAGCCGAGCTTGCTGCACAAGACCGCCAAGTGGTGAACATGGTGGAAGAGATGGCTATTAGCGCCAACCTTGGTTATGTGCCGCGAGTATTTGTGATGGAAACCGAGCAAATGAATGCCTTTGCCGCCGGTTGGAATCAGCACAACGCCTTGGTGGCTGTCACCTCAGGCTTACTGGGTAAGCTCACCCGCAGTGAGGTGCAGGCGGTAATTGCTCATGAAGTGGGACATATCTTGCACGGAGATTCTAAGCTGACTTTGTATGTGGGTATCTTGGCGAACGTGATTTTAACACTGACCAATATTTTGGGCCGAGTATTTTTGTTCTCTCGCAGCAAAAATAATAATGCCAACAAGGCCAAGATGCTGTTGCTGGTGCTTAACTTTGTGCTGCCCATTATCACTCAAGTGCTTTATCTATACCTTTCGCGCAGCCGAGAATATATGGCGGATGCAGCAGCGGTGCAGTTAACGGGCGATAATCAGGCCATGATCTCGGCGCTGCAGAAAATATCCGGTGATTACGAGGTACATAAAGATGACCGAGAAAAATACGAGTCCTTTACCGAAAAATACCGAGCGGCGGCTTATATATTCAGTAAAGGCGACTCTCTTTTTTCGACCCATCCCTCTATCGAAAATAGATTGAAGAAGCTACGTGGCGAATAG
- a CDS encoding helix-turn-helix domain-containing protein: MKRHLLGQPLTAEETITLKEMSKHHPFPDFRRRALALLALNDGSTVVQIAQMFRISDQPIYNWTKGWRTTGLVGILTGHKGGRPPKLTAEMLDMAADIARSEPLTLAKIAVRVRDQYPDAPSFSLDRLSVGLRARKLSFKRTRLSLEKKETKQPSRKQKAAWQDSKEGPKQTK; this comes from the coding sequence ATGAAGCGACACTTATTAGGACAACCACTAACAGCCGAAGAAACTATCACTCTGAAAGAGATGTCAAAACACCATCCTTTCCCAGATTTCAGACGAAGGGCTCTCGCACTGCTCGCGCTGAATGATGGCTCTACGGTTGTCCAGATTGCCCAGATGTTTCGGATAAGCGATCAACCGATCTACAACTGGACAAAAGGCTGGAGAACTACGGGATTGGTCGGCATTTTGACTGGGCATAAAGGCGGCCGACCGCCCAAGTTGACAGCTGAAATGTTGGATATGGCTGCAGATATTGCCCGCTCTGAGCCACTGACGCTGGCTAAGATAGCTGTCCGCGTTCGCGACCAATATCCTGATGCCCCTTCATTCAGTTTGGACCGCCTTTCGGTTGGACTAAGAGCCAGAAAGCTATCTTTCAAACGAACCCGGCTCAGCCTCGAAAAAAAAGAGACGAAGCAGCCTTCCAGGAAGCAAAAGGCCGCTTGGCAAGACTCCAAGGAAGGGCCAAAGCAGACAAAATAG
- a CDS encoding IS630 family transposase — MARLQGRAKADKIELLYCDESGFSCVPNVQRAWAPLGVTHLADASASRKRVNVIGALNYATGKLHFELFEHSVKRQHVVPFLDKLAQSSCQDKLTIVVVDNASIHHFIAPSMRDKWLYDHQFVLLYLPPYSPELNLIEILWKQAKYHWRSFTSWKKDKLVNEVSTLFKGVGNDFHISYA; from the coding sequence TTGGCAAGACTCCAAGGAAGGGCCAAAGCAGACAAAATAGAACTTCTTTACTGCGATGAAAGTGGCTTCTCCTGCGTACCGAATGTACAGCGGGCCTGGGCACCACTCGGTGTCACTCATCTCGCTGATGCCAGTGCAAGCCGTAAGCGTGTGAATGTGATTGGCGCACTGAACTATGCTACCGGTAAGCTGCATTTTGAACTTTTTGAACACTCAGTGAAACGGCAACACGTGGTACCCTTTTTAGATAAGTTGGCGCAATCTTCCTGCCAGGATAAATTGACGATTGTGGTCGTGGACAATGCGTCAATCCATCATTTTATCGCCCCCTCGATGCGAGATAAGTGGCTGTATGATCATCAGTTTGTACTGCTTTATCTCCCCCCATACAGCCCGGAATTGAACTTGATCGAGATATTGTGGAAGCAAGCTAAATATCACTGGCGAAGCTTTACCTCTTGGAAGAAAGACAAGTTAGTGAATGAAGTATCAACGCTATTCAAGGGAGTGGGTAATGACTTCCACATAAGTTATGCGTGA
- a CDS encoding Re/Si-specific NAD(P)(+) transhydrogenase subunit alpha, with the protein MLIAIPKETFSGETRVAASPKSVEQLCKLGFEVSVEQGAGSQASFDDSAYQAAGATLVTADQVWQAAIIYKVNAPNEAEIAQLQAGTTLVSFIWPAQNPELVEQLKNKGVTVLAMDMVPRISRAQSLDALSSMANIAGYRAVIEAAHEFGRFFTGQITAAGKVPPAKVLVIGAGVAGLAAIGAAGSLGAIVRAFDTRAEVKEQIQSMGGEFLELDYEEDTSSTDGYAKEMSQAFIDAEMALFMQQAKEVDIIITTALIPGRPAPKLITAEMVAEMQRGSVIVDLAAQNGGNCELTKPGELFVTDNGVKIIGFTDLNGRLPAQSSTLYATNLVNLAKLLCKEKDGQINVDFDDVVLRNMTVVKEGEVTFPPPAISVSAAPKPQAKATSTAPVEPKKPSRLKYYVAGGGALLFAWLAAVAPAEFLSHFTVFVLACIVGYYVVWNVSHSLHTPLMSVTNAISGIIVVGALSQMGDGGFVSFLAFVAILIASINVFGGFTVTHRMLKMFRKG; encoded by the coding sequence ATGTTAATCGCAATTCCAAAGGAAACCTTTAGCGGTGAGACACGAGTGGCGGCTTCGCCCAAATCGGTCGAGCAGCTGTGCAAGTTAGGGTTTGAGGTGAGCGTGGAGCAAGGCGCAGGTAGCCAAGCCAGCTTTGATGACAGTGCCTATCAAGCGGCAGGCGCTACCTTAGTGACCGCCGACCAAGTATGGCAGGCGGCCATTATTTATAAGGTGAATGCGCCCAACGAGGCGGAAATTGCTCAGTTGCAAGCGGGCACCACCTTAGTGAGCTTTATTTGGCCAGCCCAAAACCCCGAGCTGGTTGAACAGCTGAAAAATAAAGGCGTCACCGTGCTGGCCATGGACATGGTGCCGCGTATCTCGCGTGCTCAGTCGCTGGATGCGCTGTCATCCATGGCCAACATTGCCGGTTATCGTGCGGTGATTGAAGCCGCACACGAATTTGGCCGTTTTTTTACTGGTCAAATTACCGCAGCAGGCAAAGTGCCCCCCGCTAAAGTGCTAGTCATTGGTGCGGGTGTGGCTGGCTTAGCGGCCATAGGTGCGGCCGGCTCACTGGGTGCCATAGTGCGCGCTTTTGATACGCGCGCGGAAGTTAAAGAGCAAATTCAATCCATGGGCGGCGAGTTTTTAGAGCTGGACTATGAGGAAGACACTAGCTCCACTGACGGTTATGCCAAAGAGATGAGCCAAGCGTTTATTGACGCAGAAATGGCGCTCTTTATGCAGCAAGCCAAAGAAGTCGACATTATTATTACCACCGCCCTCATCCCCGGGCGCCCAGCACCTAAGCTGATTACCGCCGAGATGGTGGCCGAGATGCAGCGCGGCTCCGTGATTGTGGATCTTGCGGCACAAAATGGCGGCAACTGTGAGTTGACGAAACCTGGTGAGTTATTTGTGACCGATAATGGCGTAAAAATTATTGGCTTTACGGATCTCAACGGTCGGTTACCGGCGCAGTCTTCCACTTTGTATGCCACCAACTTGGTGAACTTAGCCAAGCTTTTGTGTAAAGAAAAAGACGGCCAGATCAACGTCGACTTTGACGACGTGGTATTGCGCAATATGACGGTGGTAAAAGAGGGCGAAGTGACCTTTCCGCCACCGGCCATTAGCGTGTCTGCGGCACCCAAGCCACAAGCGAAGGCAACAAGCACTGCTCCAGTTGAGCCGAAAAAACCGAGCCGCCTGAAATATTATGTGGCCGGCGGGGGAGCATTGTTATTTGCTTGGTTGGCAGCGGTAGCGCCGGCGGAGTTTTTATCTCATTTCACCGTGTTTGTCTTGGCCTGTATCGTGGGTTATTACGTGGTGTGGAACGTATCGCATTCTTTGCATACGCCTTTGATGTCGGTTACTAACGCCATTTCAGGAATTATTGTGGTTGGCGCTCTATCTCAAATGGGGGACGGAGGCTTTGTTAGTTTTCTGGCCTTCGTGGCCATATTGATAGCGTCAATTAACGTATTTGGCGGTTTTACCGTTACCCACCGCATGCTAAAGATGTTTAGAAAGGGCTAA
- a CDS encoding DNA polymerase III subunit psi translates to MTPTQSQLWQFLGLAHWHCAHPERLPLAPMPKVAPAEVLIIFGSAANLSSRFIADLLVALSLDKSQLQSMSQADWLAANKPTARVLLGLNVTGELDAFHWQANLPLAVSPVLTSSQKRALWSCLCRCYLEH, encoded by the coding sequence ATGACGCCGACTCAATCGCAACTTTGGCAGTTTTTAGGTTTGGCGCACTGGCATTGTGCGCACCCAGAGCGACTGCCTTTAGCGCCCATGCCAAAGGTAGCGCCTGCTGAGGTGCTTATTATCTTCGGTTCTGCTGCCAATCTATCCTCGCGCTTTATTGCCGACTTATTAGTGGCGCTGTCTTTAGATAAATCCCAATTACAGAGCATGAGCCAAGCTGATTGGCTGGCGGCAAATAAGCCAACGGCTCGGGTATTGTTGGGACTGAATGTAACGGGTGAGCTTGACGCTTTTCACTGGCAGGCCAACTTACCTCTTGCTGTCTCACCAGTACTGACTTCATCACAAAAACGCGCCTTATGGAGCTGCTTATGTCGCTGTTATTTAGAGCATTAA